aatgaattttatttacttcttttttttataattttctacaataattggctgagtacataaaaatttcatagctattgcaacttttccttaaaaaaatttgaaatctgtttttcgatgcaaaatgtgaagaattttaaaaaaatgtgctaTAAAATATATCTGTAGGAACCCAGGTGActaactttcttaaaaatattctcgtctaaGGGGAATTTCAAAATGGTACCATACCTATAGAGTTATAAAGAAGGTACCAAGAGTGTGGTCAAATTAGACTCAAAAAAAGGGGGTgagtcatataccaattttatcaattttaaatgaaatattcaaagctgtttttgagaaaaaataaacagcTCAATAATCTTCTAAAAAAGATACTCGTTCTAAACAAAAACCTTAAAACAAATTCTGTATATAATATATGCAGAATTGGTTATTATGTTCAAATCTGCAGACGCACAAATAATAACTGAAATTGAAGATAACTtaatatttacaaaacaaaatagcACATACCACCTGCTACTGGTGACTTCGGTGACATAATATCCAACTCATCGCCATCTTTTGTTGATACTAAATCTAACTTCATAACTTGCCGTGTAATTTCTTGAGTCAAATTtggcttttttgaaattttcaaatctacAGATCGTTGACTCACAGCACTTTTGACTGCTTCCTTGTCTATTTTTGCAGAGCTTCTGTCTATTTCAACATTGCTATTAACTTCCTGCTGAGTTACAATTTGATTTTGAGACATTTCAATTGACTGTTCTGTTGTCGTATTCTGTTCATGAGGTGGTGAAGCAGAGTTGTTTTGATGAAGGTGTTCTACAGtaaccattttattttaatataattcacAGTACaactgttttgttttgttttttttttttttgctttagaatATTTGTAAATAGTTTTATTACGGTGGTCTTCCTTCGCTACTATAATAGTCGTTTAAAAACGGTGTGCCTATTTCCAAACTGTCCTGTTTTCGAATAGTTCTATCGTTTGATTCACTCACCGGTGGTGAAGATTTTATGTTATCGTCTGCTAAAGATATTGTTATTTTTGGCAACAAACCAGAATCACTTATTtctaatttgtttaaattttctattaagTCGTGAAAGTGTTGCCGTTTTACGTTGCTGCCAGTATTAGTGTCAACAATTTCTCTGGACACTGCTTCGCCTGCATTTAAAAATTCACTCATAATACAAAGGTTAGCTGTAGAATAGTCGTGAGGCTTCGAACCTGAACTGCGGTTAGAGTTCAAACTTTCAAGAGATATCGAACGGGTTATATTGACACAAATCTTCAAATCTCGTTGATTGTTGTGCCAAAGATTATGTTgaaattgatgattttttatCAATCGATTAACTGCAGAAGCAAATCTTCCAACAGAAACGCTTTTTGTTAAATCTTCAACAGAATTATTTGACGAAATACTAGACGCGACTGATGGTGGTTGACtgtttggttttgaaatttcagCTTTGTAGCGTAGGTTTTTTCGTTTGCTGGTTGTTTTCTTTATCGAATTATGGTCATCAATCGATTTCAAATACTTTATATGAGAGAGAAACCCTTCATCATAACATTCCGAAGCCAAACGAAAGAAACAGTTTTCGATGTCATTGCTGAACTCTTCTTCTTTAGTGCGTTTCTCCACAGACACACCTTCCCAAATGACCTTATTGCAGTTAATACCATGTACAGAGTAATTATGTTCAAAAGGTATACTGGTTAGAGTAGAACTTATATGCCCTAAGTTTcgttttccactctttcttatAAACCTTGTGTTTGGGGTGGAAATCGGGTCATTTGAACAGTGATTGAACGATCCTTGAGTGAAACTTGGCACAGTTTTGTGTTTGAACAGACGCTCCTGacgttcttttaaaaatttaagttcacGTATAGTATTTGTAGACGAAATCTTTCGAAGAGTATTGCCATAGCAGTTTTTGAAGAGATTATGGTAAGGGTCCGAATTGCATCTGAAAAGATAAATAATATTGATTAGCCTCAGCTTAAATgctataaaaaaagaagaatgttAAAAATAGGAAACTAAAATTGTATGCTTAAATGACTTATTTACGGCAGCaacaaatgtatttttagaaatctTAAAAATAGAACTAAAGAAATAATCAATAAAACCCgattagaaagttttattttttcctttgtatacagggtgtccaacagtcaccgccccaaatgaaaaccatggattcctgaggtcattttaagtcgaaaaacttaagaggtaattttctcgttttcgtcccgttttcgagttaccacggtttttatgattttttctcttttgtcctttaactggccttatctttgccaaactacgtttgatttgaaagatttttttttttgcaaccaatcaagaatttattgcagtttaagtttgtctcaaaacttttttttctgcggacaaccgtttctccacaattttgcatcaaacacaacttttttcgttttttaagttgttttttacactttcatatcatttaagtcaaaaaaacacgttaatgagtataaattttttgtgcattttattaaagcccagtttattttcataaaaaaaaataagttttatttcataaaaaaggctactgaaagtaattaaaaaaaataaacaaactgagtgaataaaaaaaaaaataatttttaaataaaaaattaatttaaatgaattaaaaactttttctgagcaattgtggttaagaaaagaacaaatagataaagctcagaaaaagttttaattcatttaaattaattttgtattgaaaaaattttttttttttaattcactcagtttgtttattttttttaattactttcagtagccttttttatgaaataaaacctattttttttatgaaaataaactaggGTTTAAtgaaaagcacaaaaaattaatactcattaacgtatttttttgacttaaattatatgaaagtgtaaaaaacaacttaaaaaacgaagaaagttgtgtttgatacaaaattgtggagaaacggttgtccgcagaaaaaaaagttttaagacaaacttaaactaaataaattcttgattggttgcaaaaaaaatctttcaaatcaaacgtagtttggcaaagataaggccagttaaaggacaaaagagaaaaaatcataaaaaccgtggtaactcgaaaacgggacgaacacgagaaaattacctcttaagtttttcgacttaaaatgacctcaggaatccatggttttcatttggggcggttactgtgggacaccctgtataaataaaCATAGTTATTTCTAATGTACGACATGAAGGCTGGAAACCCACTATGTAGGTGCCTCCCCACCAAAAGCACCACAAGAAAGCGGAAAAACATAGGATTTTAAAATAaggtaaaaaaagtatcatatgcagggtccaggggaaaaacagcacaagtccattcgAACTCATTTcgaaaacgcattttaaaatgttgttcTCTAAACAACTTAGtacactatttatttttttttcaccaaggtttaaatttgttttataaaagtaaggatgccatcagatagtgctcagtaaatGCTACAAGACCTCAATAAAAATGGCCCCGCACACACTTGATTTTCTCTTAAATGAAATCAACCTCACTGTAAGGAACACTCAtatgttatattttttactCACTCCGGAAAATGTAATCGACTCAATGGCAAGATTTCGCGAAAGATATATGGTTGCTCTTCAAATACTACTTTCTGATGGTGACGCCTTCTTTTCAAATAGCGATTTAATGTTTTCCGATTTTTGTAGTCACGAAAATGATTTGCAATCTCATGTTGATATACAATCACTTTATCCCAAtctgaattaaaaacttttcttgAGGGCTTCTTtggattatatttaaaataatccaGTGGACAAATTTTTTCACCAATTACTTTTAAGGATACCGTCATTTCACTTGTAGTCAAATAACTACTGAACCAGTATCAAGTTGATGTTGAGAAATGAAACTTCTTTTGGCTTTGTTTTACAATTCCGTATAACTGaattaacaaaacaaatgcAATTCAATCAATCTATTTACCCTTGCATACTTCTAATAAATTCGAATATTGAACAGCCATTATGAttgatcaaaacaaaaaaattgaggcCAAATTAGATTTAACTACTTAATGTAACATACCTTCCTCTTTCCAGTGCCGGATTGAGCAAAATGTGATGAATATAGCATTATTTGATTGAGCCCTATGCCTTGAATCtgtttactttttataaatgaaaaacaaatcaaagaaaaaatcaaagttttgcTTCGCCTTCATTTTATCTGTTGTTAGTTTGAAGGGTACActagggcgtatacgtacttttttgtaaGTTAAAAGGAAAGTTTATAGAATAATTCTTATACTTATTGGCAAACTctcttttctttatttcatttgacttttttgttcTCAAATATATAAATACAAAGTACAAACACAAACTACGAAAGCTGGTATATTAAAATTGCATATAATTTTTGGATTCAGATGAACGAAACACTAACAAAAGTGGTGTAATGTTAGTTCCTGATTCCACAATGTAAGGAGATGGGGCATTTCAGAGTGAAGATTGTCAATAAATGAAACACAAATTAATATatctaaaaataaacattacCAAGTACCAATTTATTATTCATCCTACattaaaattctgaaattttataaaaaaaaatcttctgtGTGAATTTTGAGTTATTCAATTATGAGGTTTATAACCCAGATGCATAAGATaaattaagagccaattttttaatgatgttacattattatttaattgcaataattgtAGGAATTTATTCCTAACCTCTTCAAATAGTATATATGACAAACTGTTAGCTCTAGGTCCTGGAGTCTTTTAGAAAGTTtgtcatatatgtatattatctAATTGACATTATTACGCTTATATAATTGGTTGTAAACTGGCTATCATAAAATCGGcacagtagataaatattttcagAAAGAAACTTTATCAAACCTGTTTGCTCCAAGGCTTCCAAGTAGCTTATTCCAACCGTGTATAATTCTATGCATGGCATGAATTATGTCCTTTAAGGGATTACGGAGCACAGCAATGACAACATTGGTTTTATTGAAACGATACAAAGCACACAGAGTGAGATTgtcaataaaaagaaatttggtTGCTCTTACATTATTTATTCGGAATGACAACATGCAATTAATTAAGTCTATAGATTTAATTCCAAATTGagcacaaaaattaattttatagtggaattatttatttaatcacgTCAAAATTCCTTGGAGacaattatgtatgtatgtatatgttaTTTTCGTAAACGCTGCCTTATTAAATTTTGTCACGAAACGAAATTTTGTGTTGTGTAACAGGTTTcatattcatttgtttttttgtttttttttttttttttcatagaaagtAAAGCTCTTGAATAAGGTAAGTGGCACGTAAGTCGTAAGATGAGGGTTCATATTCTACCGTAGGAGTTTAAAATTCTCATATATAACCTTTTTTACttccttctttctttttttattcttactGCCCGATGAAccaaaattttacacttttttactGATACATCATCGGATTTAATCCTCAAAGAACACACGAAGCATATAATGTATACttaatcttttttaatttattttattcaaggGAAATACATGAGATAAACGGTTCAATGAACATGAAGCTTCcctcaatttaatattttacagaaaagaaactaaaaagcaaaaaaaaataaaacatgaagtagttaaagaatatctcATAATATTCACGATTCTTTTAGGGAACTGGAATTAAaactaaaagttaattttgtgaAGTTATTTTAGTTAACTGGTCAGAATAAGATTATGTGAAGGAATTTAATTCCATACTTCATTTGTATTTGTAggacagggttgtaaaaaaaaaatgctcgaCTTGGTCGCAcgcacttgctcttatgataaaagttactctaatgttaaacctttttattaaacaaaataagggaaaatttaaaattagttttttaaggaattcgataagaaatgtaaaaaaataaaatcggtttttataattaattaaacaccgtttaaaAAAACATCAGGGATGCCTggtttctaaataaaataattttcagaaaaaaaaattcagtaaaacgttaaagccgtttaaaaaaaaaatattttttttttataaaaattttctaacattaaaaaaaaaaaaaaaattggaatgccaattttaataaaatattattcaacacataaaaacaaaattccgataaaattcatcaacccatttaaaaaaaatttaatattttaaaaaatccaaaaatgtgtttttttgaaattttaattttgaaatttatgtataacgttattaacgatacctgccatagaacggtttatttttcatttctcgTAACAAAAAGGGGGTCTTATGTGTAAAACTacacataaaatttttaatcaaaatcgttagaaccgtttttgaaaaaaaaaacttttctatttctgttatatggcaggtacccttagttttggccttaaaaaaatttgtcttctagggaatcacccaaaactgtttatTACCACGTTTGAAAAATGtcgctccagtagtttaggcaGTAGCTTGAGGTacatacagacggacagacagacagaaagaaTTGtcgaacccacttttttggcattctccatcatcgtaatgtcatgtctgattgttttttttttttttcgaaacctaaacttgccctatagtacctagtacataatgtatgtatttcacaagtaaaaaacatttataaacaaaaattttatttattttataaatattttattacataaatttgtattatataaattttttaataaatatgtacatatttaaaaCAGACTCCTCAATATACTAAAGTTATTTCTaagaaatatatgtataaacaaaaaaactatgcaAGGAATTTGAGAGGAAGATCAATAAGAGCCACGGTCTCTTTTGTGACCTTAAAAAGGCGAGCCATCTATTACCTCAAATTCATTTGCACAGCTTCtccacaaaaaataaacaaaatatttattattttttttaaagatatgctTATGTCCAGGAGAAAAGCGGCTCCAATTCACATAGGGATAGGCGATTTTGTTCGCTCATTTTTTTAATCGGAAAAATAGATCACAGGGGTTTCAATGGCTATgggaataattttcaaatttataatcGATGCTACTTTTTCTAAGCATGTGTGTTAACAGGCATTCAAATCCTTGTTATCCGTTTTTAGGATTGAATAGTCGCGCGACAAAAACTCGCATATGTGTCCCTTATTCTTAAAGTTATTTGGATAGATTGCAAAACTTGATATGCTCGTATTCTCACAAGTAAAAAAAGCATAAGGTCAATAACTAAATGATTTAtacaaatatacatatatgtatatgccTCCAACTATGGGGCAAATCGGACCAAAGACATTTTGTATGTTTcctaaatttgtttataaaaaaaaatgttgccgCGCTATAGGAAGTAATTTCCTTGTTCAATAAATTTAAGTAATCGGAAAATTCTTAGTGGTCCTCTGTGCGCTGTCTTACTCTTCATGATTCaaattacctaataaatttcatgcaaataggatttaatgaattttttttgtctctttttaTGTTTGTCATTTCCTTAAAATAAATCCTATTCGTCTTCAAACTAATTTATTAACGAATTAACTTCCGCTATCGTAATAGATTATTTTGATATTCAAAGGAAATCAAACCATTTTCTATTCAAATTATTCAAAACCTGGATATAAATCACTTTAGAAAGAACAATAGCATACTATCGTTGGTCTTAATTAAAAACAGTTCAAAACTGGGTGGGAATCTACTCAACCGTGTAATTGTTTCCACTTATAAGAATAATCATAGCCTATTGTATATGCCAACTACCTAATACTTATCACTTATGCAATGTCAAAATACAACGGATGCAATGATATTGCGACTATTTTTTTGGTACCTCAGTTTAAAGAAGTGCAGTCGGTACATGGAGAAAGATTATTGTTTTATGAACAAATGAACACAGTATAATGCATAGTTATACAGAAGCCATACAATTTAAACGGAATCGAAAGATCCCTATTCTAGATAATGCATTATTTTTCATActcatacaaaaattaattaaaaaatttatttttttctaatgtgACATAACGATGACAGATCTGTTTGTTCTCCCGTCCGACTGACGTGTCTTTTTGTCTGTAGAACCGTGCGTGCGTCGCGTCGGTCGGTCGTTgatactgaaaatttaaaaataggggTTGCCTATCTTCTGGTGCCGTATTCTAAGTTGCAATCATTGGAAGAGTACGCATGCATACTAGCTTTTGTTTGAGAGATAACACGTGACAATTTTAAGATAGAAGAGGTGCTATGCTAAAACTTGATGTATCCTAGGGTgatgatttttgtttaattttaaattcctCACTTAATAACTTCTAACATGGGTTTTTGTACGTTAAACACgtaaaatttcagttttttagcaGAAGTGAATTTGGCTCTCAATGAGCTCAAATATTTTGCTTTGATGCTGTTCCAGCTATTATGGGTGCCCATACCTAGTAATTACAAAATCTAATAATATTACCAAATTGCCATTCCTTAAGAGGGctaaaactttctatgttagAACAGATGTGTATAGTAAAACAATATGTACGAGTATATGGGGACGTAATGATTGATATGGTTTTATATTGTTTTGTCTTGTAAAATGGACCACATTAATGTACTATACACTTAGAGCTTTAGAGGAGAATATGAGCCAATACCATAGATGTAGAAAATTTGAGTTCCAGTGAACTTAGTATTTacctaatattttttaacaattcttaattgttttctATTAATTCTATTTTAATGATTCTATATCCGACTTTGTTGGCCACTTAATTTTcagtgcaaataaaaattatttcatagctTTTGCGAACATTTCATCGGAATATCCCTACATCTTCAGGggaagtttatttaaaattatgtaattaataattgtgtttacatttaaaataaaaattaaataaattatgtaatgaattaacatttaaaacagaaataataaattttctggataaataaatacctacgaaatattttttaattttaattcaatatacGACTAACAACCTAATCAACTAAGCGATATTGGGAAAAGCCAGTTGTGGGATGAATAACATGgagtaaaataatatttttgacagTATTACTTCTTATAAATCGATTAGCACTGGCTGCATGCACGAAAAAGTTTGACTCATCCTCACGTTCTACATGAGTCTGTTGCAGTGTGGTATAGATTGCAATTTCATCTTAAAAGCCAAGGCATATGAAGTCAAGTCCATCTTAGACAGCCATTTATATATAGAGTTAGAAGCCCAAAGTTTTTGAGCCTccacttttgtttttatattaaattttgactatttttatcTTGAAAAAGCAATACAGGTATACACCTGTggtatatcaattttttgaataaaaacttaTGGAATTCATTTAAGAACTACATAAACTTCATAATGCTgtcgatttttttgttgtaataaatATAAAGGAGGTACCATTATACATACAAGTACAATTGGACCTATACGTGTATGTCGTCCTGAAAAGTTCGATGTAGGTGTACACACTGGTAACGTACACAATTGTATAGTAATACCGCTTGCAAGCGGCAACACATTCGTTACTACTACATTTTCACAAAGTCAGTAGTTTATGCTGGgagtaaataacgtttgagcagaaaaaatagcaaaataaacaagaaaaatggcTTTAAACCGGTCACAAAATGCTTACAACTAGAGTAAGTTCTGGTAATGTGGTATAGGTTGATAATGTGGTACACATTGTTTTCTAAGAAACTAAAGATAATAGAAAGACGTCTTTTGAAGCGATAGGTGACAACATTTGTTAAACGAAATATGCGTACTCaaaaacacgaaaatattccatacctttcaaaaaattgataaatcttTATGCATTCCCAAGCGTTTAAAAagcaatatttacaaaaatgtattttttaagtaGAACAGTTTGCTATTGATTCACATGATTTCGATATGAGTTTGGTTCAAATctaacttttaatttatttttttaatgttttgtacAATTTCACAGTTTCCGCTAATGTGGTATACTTACAATTCTCTAATGTGGTATAGTAAACTCCTTTAGATTATGCCaacaatgaaataaatattttatcttaaattcaacaaaacacaagttgttttttctttcattcttaataaaaacaaataaaaacatctttcttggtaatttcaaaaatgaagatactcataaaatatataattttgtattggaaaaaaGTATACCACATTAGCAGACATTATGTGTACCATATTACCCTCCACTTTTCCAAATGTGGCATTTTCGAGGTCATTgcacattttaatataaaactttttttctgaaacGAAAAACCACTGCAAAACATTcaaaacatgaaaataataTACCATTGCACATATCTTCACAAATTTTCGATTGGTTTGATTCAATATTTTCCGAaatatattccaaaaagaaacaTGCATACCACAATACCCGACTTTACtctattgaaaaaaacttttttttcgaagtcgtaccgataaatcgaaaagcTAATCGATTTctaaggtccgaaatagggggaaacagtcaacagcgcacttgtcaaagatttcgacttgcacagtgtattATATAGGTCCTTATAACAACATCACCTGGACTATGTTACAAGTTGCTCCATATTTTGAAGCAGAAGAAATTTTTTGTGCATCCGGAATTTTAAAGCTATTGCGAGTTTGATCCGAAGAGAATTAAGATTTTCGCTCAacttacatttttacatttatgGATAACCTCgcatttataagaaaataagtTCAAAATACGGGGAGTTTTCCGAACGTTAACAATTATTCATCaggaactcacaatagggctaAAGTGGAATTAAGCTTTTTTGAGTGGAATCTTGTTCATGCCAATAGGACTggatattagggtgggtcaaaatacaattttttggattttcaaaaaggctcagccattaaaaggtgctaaatggttcggttagcttataagtaaaatttcatttcattattttaagcctaagtgcctccggattgtggtttcatttttgaaaaagctgatttttgcctaaaaaccacacatggttttcttaatttattattatctcatTTCTCATACAAGCTAATTCAGGAgcatgtgccaaaaagcttaaGCGCGTAGGTTAGTTCGGGACAAGACAAACATCGTATTGGAGGGGGTTAATATTCGCCCCCATTCAGccaggaggggcaattttctaaaaaaatgatgtaattaggaaaaatattattaaaaatcaacggttatacctacaacaacatgttataattttttgttaagcccaaaatcccttttttgttttgctttcaaataaagctgttttataaaacagtttttgaaaaattaattttcaaaatcaaaattttgaaaaaaaaaaatttaatttgcgaactaattttttttttttcaaaattttatgtgttaagtactatttaagttttcaaaattcaatgctcttatttgtttttaagcaaaaacagaaaaccggatgcaaaaacgttttgtcgtttttgcgaaattaaaaaaaaaaccaaaactacattttaataagacttgttaattaatttatgaaacattttatctttctttcattattttttagggGATACCACGCCTCCAAGGTAGAAAGTCTTGAGTTTGAATATGTTTCCtttgaaatgtttgacattatgaaagaaaagttagaatGGTTCTCCATACATTTGTGACCCAGCCTACTGGATATATTCATAACAAGCTTTGCttgtttttaaatggattaaccagAGCTGAAATATGGTTTTTTAATGGCGAAAATATTGAGTTTTTCAATTGAAGGAGGAGCATCTGTGTTTGCAAAACTGCTACTTTTAGA
This DNA window, taken from Episyrphus balteatus chromosome 2, idEpiBalt1.1, whole genome shotgun sequence, encodes the following:
- the LOC129910982 gene encoding uncharacterized protein LOC129910982 isoform X1 translates to MLSFRINNVRATKFLFIDNLTLCALYRFNKTNVVIAVLRNPLKDIIHAMHRIIHGWNKLLGSLGANRCNSDPYHNLFKNCYGNTLRKISSTNTIRELKFLKERQERLFKHKTVPSFTQGSFNHCSNDPISTPNTRFIRKSGKRNLGHISSTLTSIPFEHNYSVHGINCNKVIWEGVSVEKRTKEEEFSNDIENCFFRLASECYDEGFLSHIKYLKSIDDHNSIKKTTSKRKNLRYKAEISKPNSQPPSVASSISSNNSVEDLTKSVSVGRFASAVNRLIKNHQFQHNLWHNNQRDLKICVNITRSISLESLNSNRSSGSKPHDYSTANLCIMSEFLNAGEAVSREIVDTNTGSNVKRQHFHDLIENLNKLEISDSGLLPKITISLADDNIKSSPPVSESNDRTIRKQDSLEIGTPFLNDYYSSEGRPP
- the LOC129910982 gene encoding uncharacterized protein LOC129910982 isoform X2, producing the protein MVTVEHLHQNNSASPPHEQNTTTEQSIEMSQNQIVTQQEVNSNVEIDRSSAKIDKEAVKSAVSQRSVDLKISKKPNLTQEITRQVMKLDLVSTKDGDELDIMSPKSPVAGVRLSHQTSLTSSVDVEDRKTLREALYQGIFHRHRRTIFAVGSFLRMLRSRNSQYNTIRSSSEGEDINETR